From one Aeropyrum camini SY1 = JCM 12091 genomic stretch:
- a CDS encoding FkbM family methyltransferase codes for MTTITDIFQFHPNLSLWFIIENFPLILRSYRLRNLWLRFLGKSGFINTVLVELPNGLRAYVRPHKGETLLIYEIFKKKIYDYFEITNSSIVFDIGANIGIYTLNVAPKVEKVIAIEPEPSNFELLLNNVILNNLTSKVLPLNIAIGTKDGKTKLYLDNKGGSGTHSIVLKRSSKYLNVPYYKLDTIYKNLKRKSIIDHVDLIKIDVEGAELLVLHGAQNLLKAEHPKLIIAIEHGIVQFKDIYYFIKSKELKYKFTVLNNIVFCTPIIHS; via the coding sequence ATGACAACAATTACGGATATATTTCAATTTCATCCGAATTTGTCATTATGGTTCATTATAGAAAATTTCCCATTAATCTTGCGATCTTATCGCTTAAGGAACTTGTGGTTAAGATTTCTAGGAAAGTCTGGTTTTATTAATACTGTCTTAGTTGAACTACCAAATGGATTAAGAGCATATGTAAGACCACATAAAGGTGAGACATTGCTTATTTATGAAATATTTAAGAAAAAAATATATGATTATTTTGAGATAACAAATTCTAGCATAGTATTCGATATTGGAGCTAATATAGGTATCTATACCCTTAATGTTGCTCCCAAAGTAGAAAAAGTTATAGCAATTGAACCCGAGCCCTCAAATTTTGAATTGTTACTAAACAACGTAATACTTAATAATTTAACTTCAAAAGTGCTTCCTTTAAATATTGCCATAGGTACTAAAGATGGAAAAACAAAGCTTTATTTAGATAACAAGGGTGGATCAGGTACACATTCTATTGTATTAAAAAGATCCAGTAAATACCTTAATGTCCCTTATTATAAATTAGATACAATTTATAAGAATCTCAAGAGGAAATCAATTATTGACCATGTTGATCTAATAAAGATTGATGTTGAAGGTGCAGAACTTCTAGTGCTTCATGGAGCACAGAACCTTTTAAAAGCAGAACATCCCAAACTTATAATAGCAATTGAGCATGGAATAGTACAATTCAAAGACATATATTACTTTATTAAAAGTAAAGAATTAAAATATAAATTTACCGTATTAAATAATATAGTTTTTTGTACACCCATTATACATTCATAA
- a CDS encoding glycosyltransferase family 4 protein, translating into MRVILLYHGCINGIGGAQRAVLNIATAYHMQGLEVILISSCGKLYVSKINSKFILLSVPSYRVGGIALVPPIDTFKLVVRLVKTSDIVHLLFSETLFQLIVALQSKALGKIVISSHLAFISYVFHHNPLVRVISPFIILFKVLIAYLSDIVHTPLFRDVLLIKKLPLLKAKVIHIPHGIHLDQLEIKCDYKFIEHDKLRLMFLGRFTKDKGAYVLLNAMTILVEKKIPVELWIVGPRSVALRTLYYFAKKNPHGFVSIKNSIKLLGEVDEYTKYSIIAKIHCGVIPSLSDPVEAYSIALSEFNALKRCVIASRVGALKYRLQTNINAGLTVKPKSPKALADAIEKLWEKNRGGENMTSIPKLFDVITFSEEVKKWKQIVSYIRRRNR; encoded by the coding sequence ATGCGTGTTATACTTTTATATCATGGATGCATTAATGGAATAGGTGGAGCTCAAAGGGCTGTATTAAATATAGCTACAGCCTATCATATGCAAGGCCTCGAAGTCATTCTTATCAGCAGTTGTGGGAAATTATATGTATCAAAAATAAATAGTAAATTTATCTTGTTAAGCGTACCATCATATAGAGTAGGCGGCATTGCCTTAGTTCCTCCAATAGATACGTTTAAACTCGTCGTACGTCTTGTAAAAACGTCCGATATAGTACACTTACTTTTTTCGGAAACCTTGTTTCAGTTAATAGTAGCACTACAATCTAAAGCTTTAGGTAAAATTGTGATTAGTTCTCACTTAGCATTTATATCGTATGTATTTCATCATAATCCGTTAGTACGTGTTATATCGCCTTTTATAATTTTATTTAAAGTATTGATAGCATATCTGTCTGATATAGTACATACACCATTATTCCGCGACGTATTATTGATTAAAAAATTGCCCTTACTAAAAGCCAAGGTTATACATATACCACATGGCATACACCTGGACCAGCTAGAAATAAAATGTGATTATAAATTTATTGAGCATGATAAACTAAGATTAATGTTTCTAGGAAGATTTACGAAAGACAAAGGAGCATATGTGTTGCTTAATGCTATGACAATTTTAGTTGAGAAAAAGATCCCTGTCGAACTATGGATAGTAGGTCCCAGATCAGTAGCATTAAGAACTTTATATTATTTCGCTAAGAAAAATCCACACGGATTTGTATCTATCAAAAATAGTATTAAATTACTGGGTGAAGTTGATGAGTATACAAAGTACTCTATAATTGCTAAGATCCATTGTGGCGTCATTCCAAGTCTATCAGATCCTGTTGAGGCGTATTCTATAGCTTTAAGCGAATTTAACGCACTAAAACGCTGTGTAATTGCATCCCGCGTTGGTGCACTAAAGTACAGGCTACAAACAAATATTAACGCAGGACTAACAGTTAAACCTAAGAGTCCTAAAGCTTTAGCAGACGCTATTGAAAAGCTTTGGGAAAAAAATAGGGGAGGAGAAAATATGACAAGCATTCCCAAACTGTTTGATGTCATAACCTTTTCCGAGGAAGTTAAAAAATGGAAACAAATAGTGTCCTACATAAGGAGGAGAAATCGATGA
- a CDS encoding glycosyltransferase family 2 protein: protein MKLAMIIPSVRFYQLRLILNHVISLKPPPDIVVLIVPDKFIRKLNNVIQKLDNVDVKFIILTQQRGLVEARNKGIVAAINHGADLIWLFEDDTLVLNKNIINIIKVYYLKYTKEKNRRIGIIFGYQELKPVDYIERPLQYLNTELTRNSSTRLISLLHNIFLNIHGFNGLPYLIPVATLVLTKESIQASGLFYEGFKKEAEWSEPDLINRILNNGLIAIRLKNFIVRHYISSTKYKSIGFWLRRLHNFLLYLVRNRRYCISCFLFAMLLTLGAYIIILRQIKFRK from the coding sequence ATGAAATTAGCCATGATAATACCATCTGTTAGATTTTATCAGTTAAGGCTAATTTTGAATCATGTTATCTCCTTAAAGCCGCCGCCTGATATAGTAGTATTAATAGTTCCCGATAAATTTATTAGGAAGTTAAACAACGTCATACAAAAACTAGATAATGTCGATGTTAAGTTTATAATTTTAACTCAACAAAGAGGTCTTGTAGAAGCTAGGAACAAAGGTATAGTAGCTGCAATTAATCATGGTGCAGACCTAATATGGCTTTTCGAAGACGACACTCTTGTGCTTAATAAGAACATTATAAATATAATTAAGGTGTATTATTTAAAGTATACTAAAGAGAAGAATAGAAGAATTGGGATAATATTTGGTTACCAAGAACTAAAGCCTGTTGACTATATAGAAAGACCATTGCAGTATCTCAACACCGAATTAACTAGAAATTCGTCAACAAGATTAATCAGCTTGCTTCATAATATATTTTTAAACATCCACGGATTCAATGGTTTACCATACTTAATACCTGTTGCAACACTAGTCTTAACGAAGGAGTCTATTCAAGCTTCAGGATTATTTTATGAAGGCTTCAAAAAGGAGGCTGAATGGTCCGAGCCCGATTTAATAAATAGAATTTTAAATAATGGTCTTATAGCAATAAGATTAAAAAATTTTATCGTCCGACATTATATAAGTTCTACAAAATATAAATCCATCGGATTCTGGCTGAGACGCTTACACAATTTTCTTCTTTATCTAGTAAGAAATCGCAGATACTGCATTTCTTGCTTCCTATTTGCAATGTTATTAACTTTGGGGGCATATATAATAATTTTGCGTCAGATAAAATTCAGGAAATAG
- a CDS encoding glycosyltransferase family 2 protein codes for MTITIGLVLTLLTLVALLYYWTFHPLNLLIYSSIKSKFSEKNNKIDYNTVDRFSKKSSSAYIIIPTFGNRKILIEKIKHLNILFKKDNEFYKIINKIIIVYSKPNDEILKNLVYIISKNYQEKYIILLEDTRRGKANAINMALRLIDNKFEKNKKYTVIVSDDDLFFNSAVIKEIINILSGDELLGVVSVAPEYNSAANIFYKLKRKIHSIEEKVCAPATIYGDLLAFKRDIISYLHEDSLAEDLQLCLRAITEGFRVKIIVKKVHENYPKTMRGILSRTRRTITGTFIEYQKSIKDIFSKRGLVCAYIYSSYMVSLLLLSPLLLLFLSTFGILIYNIVILIPQIFIFSKETNINITLFIMALVSLSLVTYYIYTSRKAEFLASITKFILALILGGIVSYFDIAKLLIRSKKSINFDKMWVNTK; via the coding sequence ATGACTATTACTATTGGGTTAGTACTTACGTTATTAACTTTAGTAGCACTATTATATTATTGGACTTTCCATCCCTTAAATTTATTAATCTATTCTTCAATAAAATCAAAGTTTTCTGAAAAAAACAATAAAATTGACTATAATACTGTCGACAGATTTTCTAAAAAAAGTAGCAGTGCATATATAATTATACCTACCTTCGGAAATAGAAAGATTCTTATTGAGAAAATTAAACATTTAAATATCTTATTTAAAAAGGACAATGAATTTTATAAAATAATAAATAAGATTATTATAGTTTATTCAAAGCCAAATGATGAAATACTAAAAAATCTAGTTTATATTATTAGTAAAAACTATCAAGAAAAATATATAATATTACTCGAAGATACTAGAAGAGGTAAAGCTAATGCTATCAATATGGCCCTAAGACTAATTGATAATAAGTTTGAAAAAAATAAAAAATACACAGTCATCGTTAGCGATGATGACCTATTCTTTAACTCAGCAGTTATTAAAGAGATAATTAACATTCTCAGCGGAGATGAATTACTGGGTGTTGTTTCTGTAGCTCCAGAATACAATTCTGCTGCAAACATATTTTATAAGCTTAAAAGAAAAATACATTCTATTGAAGAGAAAGTTTGTGCACCCGCAACAATATATGGTGATTTATTGGCCTTTAAAAGAGATATTATTTCGTATCTCCATGAAGATTCCCTAGCAGAAGATCTTCAACTTTGTCTCAGAGCTATAACTGAAGGCTTTAGAGTAAAAATTATTGTGAAAAAAGTACATGAAAATTATCCTAAGACAATGAGAGGAATACTAAGTAGAACAAGGAGAACTATTACTGGAACTTTCATTGAATATCAAAAATCGATAAAAGACATATTTAGTAAAAGAGGCCTCGTCTGTGCATATATCTATTCATCCTATATGGTAAGTTTGCTACTATTATCACCTTTATTACTTCTATTCTTATCAACATTTGGTATTCTGATATATAATATTGTTATATTAATACCACAAATTTTTATTTTCTCAAAAGAAACTAATATAAATATAACGTTATTTATTATGGCATTAGTATCATTAAGCCTAGTTACATATTACATCTATACATCTCGCAAAGCTGAATTCTTAGCAAGTATAACTAAGTTTATTCTAGCGTTGATACTTGGCGGAATAGTAAGCTACTTTGATATAGCTAAATTACTAATTAGATCTAAAAAGAGTATAAACTTTGATAAAATGTGGGTGAATACAAAATGA
- a CDS encoding glycosyltransferase family 2 protein — translation MSGKFNDLTIVIPTLNEAEAIGKVLEEILSKGIPRENIIVVDGGSTDGTIEIVKSKGIKLIIQEGKGKADAIRTVTKYVRAPYVILMDGDYTYPAEHIPELYEKIKQGYDLVIGARQYSENTQPFIYRLGNKILTKFFNMLFGVNLSDVLSGMYIVKTEILKELMFETRNFGIESEIVAHVVSTTKKVAEIPIRYRQRQGRKKLGVRHGFYIFKEMIRLAWRYNPTFLILILASSMFILALIIYINLIILYDVEYYVKILMGVMIILLGFQSLLLALLSLYIKSFEYRMMRRLAQ, via the coding sequence ATGAGTGGTAAGTTCAACGATTTGACTATAGTTATACCGACACTCAATGAAGCAGAAGCAATAGGTAAAGTTCTCGAGGAGATACTGAGTAAAGGTATACCTAGAGAGAATATAATAGTTGTAGATGGTGGTAGCACAGATGGTACCATAGAAATAGTGAAATCTAAAGGAATTAAATTAATAATACAAGAGGGTAAAGGTAAGGCAGACGCTATTAGAACAGTTACGAAATATGTGAGAGCACCCTACGTAATACTTATGGATGGTGACTACACATATCCTGCAGAACACATTCCTGAGCTTTACGAAAAAATAAAGCAAGGTTACGATTTAGTAATAGGAGCAAGGCAATACAGTGAAAATACGCAGCCCTTTATATATAGATTAGGTAATAAGATCTTAACCAAATTCTTTAACATGCTATTTGGAGTAAATCTTAGCGATGTTTTAAGCGGAATGTATATAGTAAAGACGGAGATTTTGAAGGAGCTTATGTTTGAAACAAGAAATTTTGGTATAGAATCAGAGATTGTAGCCCATGTAGTTAGCACTACCAAAAAAGTAGCTGAGATACCCATCAGATATCGACAAAGACAAGGCAGGAAAAAATTGGGAGTAAGACATGGTTTTTACATTTTTAAAGAAATGATTAGACTGGCATGGCGATATAATCCCACATTTTTGATATTAATTCTAGCTAGTTCAATGTTTATATTAGCACTTATAATATATATTAATCTGATTATTTTATACGATGTAGAATACTATGTTAAGATATTAATGGGAGTTATGATTATTCTTTTAGGTTTTCAATCATTACTATTAGCACTCTTATCACTATATATAAAAAGTTTTGAGTACCGGATGATGAGGAGGTTAGCACAATGA
- the glmU gene encoding bifunctional sugar-1-phosphate nucleotidylyltransferase/acetyltransferase yields the protein MSRTVFVVLAGGRGERLRPLTETRAKPLVPVLGEPLVCRHLRLGLSAGVFDEAVVLVGYRGGEVVERVRSCGFGGVRFVSQGGVWGTGHAVRRVLEEVGGGEYTFVYGDVYLDSRFYGALASAEAPSVLAGWAEDARWYGLLEVEAGFVRGVVEKPGGGGGGWVFIGGFKVDSGFLGVLRGLRPSPRGELEVTDALAVLAREGVLRAVVGGEGWGWVDVGRPWDVLRANRMAFHDPEYRGVVEGEVHSTAVLEGDVERVYIARGARVGAHSVVEGPAYIGPGARVGPGAHVRGYSVLLGDAYVGFASEVKASVLMEGARAPHLNYVGDSVVGEHVNLGAGTVTANLRFDGRSVRMTVKGERVDTGLRKLGAVIGGYAQTGINVSLMPGVKVGARALVYPGCVVNRDVGSGEVFKC from the coding sequence TTGTCTAGGACTGTTTTTGTTGTTCTTGCTGGTGGTAGGGGGGAGAGGCTTAGGCCCCTTACTGAGACTAGGGCTAAGCCTCTTGTTCCTGTTTTGGGGGAGCCTCTTGTTTGTAGGCATTTGAGGCTTGGCTTGTCTGCTGGTGTTTTTGATGAGGCTGTTGTTCTTGTGGGCTATCGTGGTGGTGAGGTTGTTGAGCGTGTTAGGTCTTGTGGGTTTGGGGGTGTTAGGTTTGTTTCTCAGGGTGGGGTTTGGGGGACTGGGCATGCTGTGAGGCGTGTTTTGGAGGAGGTTGGTGGTGGGGAGTATACTTTTGTCTACGGGGATGTTTATCTGGACTCTAGGTTTTACGGTGCTCTTGCATCGGCGGAGGCGCCCTCTGTTTTGGCTGGGTGGGCTGAGGATGCTCGGTGGTATGGGTTGTTGGAGGTTGAGGCGGGTTTTGTCCGGGGGGTTGTTGAGAAGCCTGGGGGCGGTGGGGGCGGGTGGGTTTTCATCGGGGGCTTCAAGGTTGACAGCGGTTTCCTGGGTGTTCTGAGGGGGCTTAGGCCTAGCCCCCGGGGGGAGCTTGAGGTTACCGATGCACTGGCTGTTCTCGCCCGGGAGGGTGTTCTCCGGGCTGTTGTGGGTGGTGAGGGGTGGGGTTGGGTTGATGTGGGGAGGCCGTGGGATGTTTTGAGGGCTAACCGGATGGCGTTCCACGACCCGGAGTATAGGGGTGTTGTTGAGGGGGAGGTCCACTCTACTGCCGTTCTCGAGGGGGATGTGGAGAGGGTCTATATAGCACGGGGTGCTAGGGTGGGTGCTCATAGCGTGGTGGAGGGGCCTGCCTACATTGGCCCGGGGGCTCGCGTGGGGCCTGGGGCCCATGTTAGGGGGTATAGCGTTCTCCTCGGGGATGCTTATGTCGGGTTTGCCAGCGAGGTTAAGGCCTCGGTCTTGATGGAGGGTGCCAGGGCGCCCCACCTCAACTATGTTGGGGACAGTGTTGTGGGGGAGCATGTGAACCTGGGGGCGGGAACTGTGACGGCCAACCTCAGGTTCGACGGGAGGAGTGTGAGGATGACGGTGAAGGGGGAGAGAGTTGACACGGGCTTGAGGAAGCTCGGTGCAGTCATAGGCGGCTACGCCCAGACAGGCATAAACGTCTCGCTCATGCCCGGTGTGAAAGTGGGGGCGAGGGCTCTGGTGTACCCGGGGTGTGTTGTGAACAGGGATGTGGGTAGTGGGGAGGTTTTCAAGTGCTAG
- the glmS gene encoding glutamine--fructose-6-phosphate transaminase (isomerizing) — protein sequence MCGIIGLAFAEGSGVASALVRGLKRLEYRGYDSMGVAVIEGPGRLVVRKAAGKIEEVARRTGVLGLRGRVGIGHTRWATHGPPNDVNAHPHTDCGGRVAVVHNGVIRNYASLRRELESRGHRLVSETDTELVAHLVEDYLSRGYSFLEALAFLGRVLRGSYALALLHSGEPERVYFVRYKSPLVVGLGDGVNAVASDITAVLDVARDVVVLEDGEFGWIAPGEVAIYRPRGDGGFEPLPPGELRRRVKRVEWTPESASKAGYPHYMLKEIYEQPQALSETLEGIIEDPRLERAAELVAGSKGLFIVGAGTSYHAGLAGQYYLSRLAGVVGHVVVASEHKVYTPGVGEDSVVVAVSQSGETFDTLEAVREWRRRGARIVGVTNVVGSALDRESDVTLYLRAGPEIGVAATKTFLAQTILLQTLAVAAARMTGRLSGGEARGLLAVLEGASETVRKAILASEGVAREEAGRLKAANSMYIIGRGIGARLAMEAALKVKEVSYIHAEAYPAGESKHGPIALVEPEFKVYVLASSDSPEIVGNALEMKARGGSVTVVSPSDLDLDIPEGIEVLRMPPTGGEILLDAYSLTPYFQLLAYHLAVARGYDPDKPRNLAKTVTVE from the coding sequence TTGTGCGGCATCATAGGCCTGGCCTTCGCCGAGGGAAGTGGGGTTGCTAGCGCGCTAGTGAGGGGGCTGAAGAGGCTCGAGTATAGGGGCTACGACAGCATGGGTGTCGCCGTGATAGAGGGCCCAGGGAGGCTCGTGGTAAGGAAGGCCGCTGGCAAGATTGAGGAGGTTGCCAGGAGGACGGGGGTCCTGGGCCTAAGGGGGAGGGTTGGGATAGGCCACACCAGGTGGGCCACCCACGGCCCCCCCAACGACGTGAACGCCCACCCCCACACGGACTGTGGCGGAAGGGTTGCCGTGGTCCACAACGGTGTTATACGGAACTACGCTTCCCTCAGGAGGGAGCTGGAGAGCCGGGGGCATAGGCTGGTGAGCGAGACCGACACCGAGCTTGTGGCCCACCTGGTTGAGGACTACCTCTCCCGGGGGTACAGCTTCCTGGAGGCCCTGGCCTTCCTGGGGAGGGTGCTTAGGGGTAGCTATGCCCTCGCCCTCCTCCACTCTGGCGAGCCCGAGAGGGTATATTTCGTAAGGTACAAGAGCCCCCTGGTTGTGGGCCTGGGGGATGGGGTGAATGCTGTGGCGAGCGACATTACCGCGGTGCTGGATGTCGCCAGGGATGTGGTGGTGCTGGAGGATGGCGAGTTCGGCTGGATAGCCCCGGGGGAGGTGGCAATATACAGGCCTCGTGGGGACGGGGGGTTCGAGCCCCTCCCCCCAGGGGAGCTGAGGAGGAGGGTCAAGAGGGTTGAGTGGACTCCCGAGTCGGCCTCGAAGGCGGGATACCCACACTACATGCTGAAGGAGATCTACGAGCAGCCCCAGGCCCTCTCGGAGACTCTCGAGGGGATAATAGAGGATCCAAGGCTCGAGAGGGCTGCTGAGCTGGTAGCAGGCTCCAAGGGGCTATTCATAGTGGGCGCGGGGACCAGCTACCACGCCGGGCTGGCCGGCCAGTACTATCTCTCCAGGCTAGCCGGGGTTGTAGGGCATGTTGTGGTGGCATCCGAGCACAAGGTCTACACCCCCGGGGTTGGCGAGGATTCTGTTGTTGTGGCCGTAAGCCAGAGCGGCGAGACCTTCGACACCCTTGAGGCGGTGAGGGAGTGGAGGAGGCGTGGAGCAAGGATAGTGGGGGTTACCAACGTGGTCGGCAGCGCCCTGGATAGGGAGTCGGACGTCACACTATACCTCAGAGCCGGCCCGGAGATAGGGGTTGCAGCGACCAAGACCTTCCTAGCCCAGACAATACTCCTCCAAACCCTAGCGGTAGCAGCGGCAAGGATGACCGGGAGGCTCTCCGGCGGGGAGGCCCGGGGGCTGCTGGCGGTGTTGGAGGGGGCCTCTGAGACTGTGAGGAAGGCTATACTAGCCTCGGAGGGCGTGGCGAGGGAGGAGGCCGGGCGCCTCAAGGCGGCCAACAGCATGTACATTATTGGGAGGGGGATTGGGGCTAGGCTGGCCATGGAGGCAGCACTCAAGGTCAAGGAAGTCTCCTACATACACGCCGAGGCCTACCCGGCGGGGGAGAGCAAGCACGGCCCCATAGCACTGGTGGAGCCCGAGTTCAAGGTCTACGTCCTGGCCTCCAGCGACTCCCCAGAGATCGTGGGCAACGCCCTCGAGATGAAGGCTAGGGGTGGGAGCGTGACGGTGGTGTCGCCCAGCGACCTGGACCTCGACATACCGGAGGGTATCGAGGTCCTCAGAATGCCCCCCACAGGCGGTGAGATCCTCCTGGACGCCTACTCCCTAACACCCTACTTCCAGCTCTTAGCCTACCACCTGGCGGTGGCGAGGGGCTACGACCCCGACAAGCCCAGGAACCTGGCTAAAACCGTGACCGTAGAGTAA
- a CDS encoding nucleotidyltransferase family protein translates to MEAIVLAGGVGKRLLPLTQWRPKPYLPLAGKPLYMYAVEQIAMVRGLLDRAVMVAPPGHPTPPGPVPGWLAVVEQRGEGVEAGLSTALERLSGGEEIVVSFVGYLARPNTLVRHVLDYYSVTRYKLVLALAPVTRGGESFGFVDVDPSTGRVLGFSGDREEWMAGRGRVFAGVLAGDTEALEVLAGEGFVEGINSLARRGLVGSVVWPGEWLEIGYPCDLLEAPGLVIGAGAAVISSGARVARTSVIQGGVVVEEDAEVGEGAVILGPVYIGRGAVVGRNSVVGPGVVMEEDAVVGDLVSIEGAVLLERAEALGPARLRSVIVGDDGAIPPLSVAGGRGGCSVVAPKARLGPRATLEPGETYS, encoded by the coding sequence TTGGAGGCCATAGTACTGGCGGGCGGCGTGGGCAAGAGGCTCCTACCACTCACCCAGTGGAGGCCCAAGCCCTACCTCCCCCTGGCGGGCAAGCCCCTCTACATGTACGCTGTGGAGCAGATAGCCATGGTCAGGGGGCTGCTTGACAGGGCTGTCATGGTAGCCCCCCCAGGCCACCCCACCCCCCCGGGGCCAGTGCCGGGCTGGCTGGCCGTTGTGGAGCAGAGGGGCGAGGGGGTGGAGGCGGGTCTCTCCACAGCCCTGGAGAGGCTCTCGGGAGGTGAGGAGATTGTCGTCTCGTTCGTCGGCTACCTTGCAAGGCCCAACACTCTCGTGAGGCACGTGCTGGACTACTACAGCGTAACCCGGTACAAGCTCGTGCTGGCCCTCGCCCCCGTCACCCGGGGTGGAGAGAGCTTCGGCTTCGTAGACGTAGACCCCTCCACCGGGAGGGTGCTGGGCTTCTCGGGCGACAGGGAGGAGTGGATGGCCGGGAGGGGCAGGGTCTTCGCAGGCGTCCTAGCAGGGGATACCGAGGCGCTTGAGGTCCTCGCAGGGGAGGGGTTTGTGGAGGGCATAAACAGCCTCGCGAGAAGGGGGCTGGTGGGGAGTGTGGTCTGGCCTGGGGAGTGGCTGGAGATAGGCTACCCCTGCGACCTGCTCGAGGCTCCCGGCCTCGTCATCGGGGCTGGCGCGGCGGTGATATCCTCCGGGGCCAGGGTCGCGAGGACCTCCGTCATCCAAGGAGGGGTTGTGGTTGAGGAGGATGCCGAGGTGGGGGAGGGAGCTGTCATCCTGGGCCCCGTCTACATAGGCCGCGGGGCTGTCGTGGGTAGAAACAGCGTCGTAGGCCCCGGTGTAGTAATGGAGGAGGACGCGGTTGTAGGCGACCTGGTTTCTATAGAGGGGGCGGTCCTGCTCGAGAGGGCTGAGGCCCTGGGGCCGGCTAGACTACGGAGCGTCATAGTGGGGGATGATGGGGCTATACCCCCCCTGTCGGTAGCTGGGGGGCGTGGAGGCTGCAGCGTCGTAGCCCCAAAGGCAAGACTTGGGCCTAGGGCCACGCTGGAACCGGGTGAAACCTACTCCTGA
- a CDS encoding MOSC domain-containing protein has product MADTPFLYKILLYPIKSLPPVEVLEARVSRFGGLEWDRRLALVAGDGGFVNGKRERRLHLVRARFSLERGLVYLSACCGGEEVYSLEDLEGMSGWFSRFLGYPVRVVEDPAGFPDDVENPGPTVVSTATLAELAGWFGWDLMQARLRIRANLEVWSREPFWEDRLYPGSRGRVVFRVGEVLMEGRGVSARCVVPSRDPFTGAVERGFQKRVAEMRKPMLRGKYPEGDHGYRLAVNTRILPGQEGKTIRVGDPVEVVEEVLRG; this is encoded by the coding sequence GTGGCTGACACGCCCTTCCTCTACAAGATCCTCCTCTACCCCATTAAGAGCCTGCCTCCTGTGGAGGTTTTGGAGGCGCGTGTCTCCCGGTTTGGCGGTTTGGAGTGGGATAGGAGGCTCGCCCTCGTCGCGGGGGATGGTGGGTTTGTTAATGGGAAGAGGGAGAGGAGGCTGCACCTGGTTAGGGCTAGGTTCAGCCTGGAGAGGGGGCTGGTCTACCTCTCGGCCTGCTGCGGGGGTGAGGAGGTTTACAGCCTGGAGGACCTTGAGGGCATGTCGGGGTGGTTCTCCCGGTTCCTAGGCTATCCCGTGAGGGTTGTGGAGGACCCTGCCGGGTTTCCTGATGACGTGGAGAACCCGGGGCCAACGGTGGTCTCCACCGCCACCCTAGCCGAGCTGGCGGGGTGGTTCGGCTGGGACCTTATGCAGGCTAGGCTCAGGATAAGGGCGAACCTGGAGGTGTGGAGCCGGGAGCCCTTCTGGGAGGACCGCCTCTACCCCGGCTCCCGGGGGAGGGTTGTTTTCAGGGTGGGCGAGGTCCTCATGGAGGGCCGGGGGGTGTCGGCTAGGTGTGTGGTGCCGTCCCGAGACCCCTTCACAGGTGCCGTGGAGCGGGGGTTCCAGAAGAGGGTGGCGGAGATGAGAAAGCCCATGCTCCGGGGCAAGTATCCCGAGGGGGACCACGGCTATAGGCTGGCGGTGAACACGAGGATACTCCCTGGGCAGGAGGGGAAGACCATACGGGTTGGAGACCCCGTCGAGGTAGTCGAGGAGGTCCTGAGAGGATAG